One Cryptomeria japonica chromosome 9, Sugi_1.0, whole genome shotgun sequence genomic window carries:
- the LOC131038362 gene encoding cytoplasmic 60S subunit biogenesis factor REI1 homolog 1 isoform X1 encodes MMPLLTCNACNAEFEEEAAQRLHYKSEWHRYNLRRKVAGVPGVTEALFEARQQALANEQKELEGNRMLYNCALCGKEYRSTKAHAQHLKSRAHISRASEVSDLQSAGITVIKPLPERATRSSTTHDEEKEEDSENSEEWEMVEDDDDIVSLATESLGSLDVNKSDSGYARSKSGLSRGELQWDASCCFICDFRPDGTIESCVEHMHRTHGFFIPDAEYLKDPHGLLNYLGLKVTEDFMCLYCNEKRQPFQSLEAVRKHMISKNHCKLHYGDGDEEEDSDLDEFYDYTSSYVDESGMQIVATEENLDANFELGFGGAELVIKKTSENGISSKMLGSREFLRYYRQRPRPTVERDTALSRALVSRYHSMGLATIQSRDKALRRHALKKIQTYGVEAMRTKVGIKNNVIRALPKNVPY; translated from the exons GTTGCAGGAGTTCCTGGTGTGACAGAAGCATTATTTGAAGCAAGGCAGCAAGCTTTGGCAAATGAGCAGAAGGAACTTGAAGGCAACCGGATGTTGTATAACTGTGCCCTTTGTGGTAAAGAATATAGAAGTACCAAGGCCCATGCTCAGCATCTTAAATCAAGGGCACATATTTCTCGTGCATCTGAGGTCTCAGACTTGCAAAGTGCTGGAATTACTGTCATTAAGCCACTCCCAGAACGAGCCACAAGATCCTCAACTACTCACGAcgaggaaaaagaagaagattctGAAAACAGTGAGGAATGGGAGatggttgaagatgatgatgacattGTTAGTTTAGCAACAGAGTCTTTGGGGAGTTTGGATGTTAATAAATCAGATTCAGGATATGCTAGAAGCAAATCTGGTTTATCAAGAGGCGAGCTCCAGTGGGATGCTAGCTGCTGCTTTATATGTGATTTTAGGCCAGATGGAACAATTGAGAGCTGTGTAGAACATATGCACAGGACACATGGGTTTTTTATACCTGATGCAGAATATTTAAAAGATCCCCATGGATTACTCAACTATCTTGGGCTGAAG GTAACAGAGGATTTCATGTGTTTGTATTGCAATGAGAAAAGACAGCCATTTCAAAGTCTAGAAGCTGTCAGGAAGCATATGATCTCAAAAAACCACTGCAAATTACACTATGGAGATGGCGATGAAGAAGAAGATAGCGATCTAGATGAATTTTATGACTACACTAGCAG TTATGTAGATGAAAGTGGGATGCAGATAGTGGCCACAGAGGAAAACCTGGATGCAAACTTTGAACTTGGCTTTGGAGGTGCTGAACTTGTAATTAAAAAGACATCAGAAAATGGGATATCAAGCAAGATGCTTGGTTCTCGTGAATTTCTAAGGTATTATCGTCAGCGACCACGGCCTACAGTTGAGAGAGATACTGCTCTTTCTAGGGCATTAGTCTCAAG ATATCATAGCATGGGTTTGGCAACAATTCAATCGAGAGACAAGGCATTGAGGCGACATGCATTAAAGAAAATACAAACTTATGGAGTAGAGGCAATGCGCACAAAAGTAGGGATAAAGAATAATGTGATCAGGGCCCTGCCAAAAAATGTTCCATATTGA
- the LOC131038362 gene encoding cytoplasmic 60S subunit biogenesis factor REI1 homolog 1 isoform X2, with translation MAPLQPPQKGVPGVTEALFEARQQALANEQKELEGNRMLYNCALCGKEYRSTKAHAQHLKSRAHISRASEVSDLQSAGITVIKPLPERATRSSTTHDEEKEEDSENSEEWEMVEDDDDIVSLATESLGSLDVNKSDSGYARSKSGLSRGELQWDASCCFICDFRPDGTIESCVEHMHRTHGFFIPDAEYLKDPHGLLNYLGLKVTEDFMCLYCNEKRQPFQSLEAVRKHMISKNHCKLHYGDGDEEEDSDLDEFYDYTSSYVDESGMQIVATEENLDANFELGFGGAELVIKKTSENGISSKMLGSREFLRYYRQRPRPTVERDTALSRALVSRYHSMGLATIQSRDKALRRHALKKIQTYGVEAMRTKVGIKNNVIRALPKNVPY, from the exons GAGTTCCTGGTGTGACAGAAGCATTATTTGAAGCAAGGCAGCAAGCTTTGGCAAATGAGCAGAAGGAACTTGAAGGCAACCGGATGTTGTATAACTGTGCCCTTTGTGGTAAAGAATATAGAAGTACCAAGGCCCATGCTCAGCATCTTAAATCAAGGGCACATATTTCTCGTGCATCTGAGGTCTCAGACTTGCAAAGTGCTGGAATTACTGTCATTAAGCCACTCCCAGAACGAGCCACAAGATCCTCAACTACTCACGAcgaggaaaaagaagaagattctGAAAACAGTGAGGAATGGGAGatggttgaagatgatgatgacattGTTAGTTTAGCAACAGAGTCTTTGGGGAGTTTGGATGTTAATAAATCAGATTCAGGATATGCTAGAAGCAAATCTGGTTTATCAAGAGGCGAGCTCCAGTGGGATGCTAGCTGCTGCTTTATATGTGATTTTAGGCCAGATGGAACAATTGAGAGCTGTGTAGAACATATGCACAGGACACATGGGTTTTTTATACCTGATGCAGAATATTTAAAAGATCCCCATGGATTACTCAACTATCTTGGGCTGAAG GTAACAGAGGATTTCATGTGTTTGTATTGCAATGAGAAAAGACAGCCATTTCAAAGTCTAGAAGCTGTCAGGAAGCATATGATCTCAAAAAACCACTGCAAATTACACTATGGAGATGGCGATGAAGAAGAAGATAGCGATCTAGATGAATTTTATGACTACACTAGCAG TTATGTAGATGAAAGTGGGATGCAGATAGTGGCCACAGAGGAAAACCTGGATGCAAACTTTGAACTTGGCTTTGGAGGTGCTGAACTTGTAATTAAAAAGACATCAGAAAATGGGATATCAAGCAAGATGCTTGGTTCTCGTGAATTTCTAAGGTATTATCGTCAGCGACCACGGCCTACAGTTGAGAGAGATACTGCTCTTTCTAGGGCATTAGTCTCAAG ATATCATAGCATGGGTTTGGCAACAATTCAATCGAGAGACAAGGCATTGAGGCGACATGCATTAAAGAAAATACAAACTTATGGAGTAGAGGCAATGCGCACAAAAGTAGGGATAAAGAATAATGTGATCAGGGCCCTGCCAAAAAATGTTCCATATTGA